The Zingiber officinale cultivar Zhangliang chromosome 9A, Zo_v1.1, whole genome shotgun sequence genome window below encodes:
- the LOC122020377 gene encoding protein MKS1-like has protein sequence MDPSDLQPSPRRELQIQGRRPSPLSVSKDSHMIRKPPIAPPPRHPTEERQPPPPQQLPPPRRDPVIIYSVSPKIIHATTSEFMTLVQRLTGQESADPHSPSLPSPGGALSPAARIASFERPSPRASAARSGTSDLAMDGLPAPDRQSLFPGILTPMPAALPPISPNLFSPSFDLSFLFELSPAFANKTPNNLSSSFLASPSNNLLSTPTVPSPGAIWDLMHQFPDSL, from the coding sequence ATGGATCCCTCCGATTTGCAGCCGTCTCCCCGGCGGGAGTTGCAGATTCAAGGCCGCCGTCCGTCGCCTCTCAGCGTCAGCAAGGACTCCCACATGATCAGGAAGCCCCCCATCGCCCCGCCGCCCCGCCATCCCACGGAGGAGCGccagccgccgccgccgcagcaGCTGCCGCCTCCCCGTCGCGATCCGGTCATCATCTACTCCGTCTCCCCCAAGATCATCCACGCCACGACAAGCGAGTTCATGACGCTGGTCCAGAGACTGACCGGCCAGGAATCCGCCGACCCTCACTCTCCTTCCCTGCCCTCGCCTGGCGGCGCGCTCTCCCCCGCCGCCCGCATCGCCTCCTTCGAGAGGCCGTCGCCGCGCGCGTCAGCAGCCAGGTCCGGCACATCGGATCTGGCGATGGACGGCTTGCCAGCGCCGGACCGACAGAGTCTGTTCCCCGGGATCCTGACGCCGATGCCGGCGGCGCTTCCTCCGATCTCGCCCAACCTCTTCTCGCCGTCGTTCGACCTCAGCTTCCTGTTTGAATTGAGCCCGGCTTTCGCCAACAAAACCCCTAACAATTTGAGCAGCAGcttcttggccagccctagcaaCAACCTGCTCTCGACGCCCACTGTCCCATCTCCTGGAGCCATTTGGGATCTCATGCACCAATTCCCAGACTCGTTGTAG